The segment GATGGCACCGTACTCTATAGCCTCGGTGATTTTCTCTTTCTCAGAACCGGAGCCACCGTGGAATACGAAGTAAACCGGGTTTTCCTGGGTCCCAAATTTCTCCTGGATGTACACCTGAGAATTTTTAAGAATTTCAGGACGAAGCTCTACGTTGCCTGGCTTGTACACGCCATGGACGTTTCCGAAAGCTGCTGCCACGGTAAACCTGTGGCTGACTTTGTTTAGCTCCTCGTAGGCATAGGCTACGTGCTCAGGCTGGGTGTATAAGTGAGCGCTGTCAATATCTGAGTTGTCAACGCCGTCTTCTTCACCACCGGTAACACCTAATTCAATTTCAACGGTCATGCCCATTTTAGACATACGCTCCAGGTATCTTGCAGAAATTTCAATGTTTTCTTCCAGAGGCTCCTCAGAAAGGTCCAGCATGTGAGAGCTGAACAAAGGCTTGCCGGTTTGCGCGTAGAATTTCTCGCCGGCATCCAGAAGACCGTCAATCCAAGGCAATAATTTTTTTGCGGCGTGGTCAGTGTGAAGAACAACGGTAACACCGTAAGCCTCGGCTAATTGGTGTACGTGGTGGGCACCAGAGATTGCACCAGCTATAGAAGCCGCTTGTCCCTCGTTGCTCAGGCCTTTGCCTGCGTAGAACTGCGCGCCACCTTGTGAGAATTGAATGATTACAGGAGAATTTACCGCCTTAGCAGTCTCAAGTACCGCATTAATGGAATTGGTACCGATCACGTTTACCGCTGGCAGGGCAAAGTTATTTTCGTTAGCGTACTTGAATAAGTCCTGCACTTCGTCTCCGTACAGAACCCCAGATCTAAATTTAGGCATGGATTAGCTAGGTTTGGTCTATAAGCAAAACTAACCAAATAATTGGTTAGTTCTAAAGATTCTTGCTACCAGTGCCGTTCTGGGATGTTTTGCTGAAAACAAGCTTGAAACGAGATCGGCATAGACACTCGTAGGACCTACGGACACTACGAAGTCTTTTGAGCAGGCGAAATTGTGTTGAATGCTGAACAGCAATGCGTAGATCTGCAGATGTAAACATACCTCTTCGCCCCCCTTCAAAGGGGGGTATCAGCTATCGTAGTTGAGGCTTTTGCCTCACTGCAGTTGCAAACTGCAGGTCATGGTAGGTCCAAGTCACAGACTTGAACCATGTTTTTCTGTATGGGTTTCTGAACAATGTTTTTGAGAGGGCAACTTTGAGCCATGGTTTCCGAAAACGCATATCCGTTTCCAGCCTTTCGTCTGAGCGCCTAGAGGTCTGCGGTGGCGGGCAGAGCCCGGCAGCCAAGGCTTTAGCCGAAGGCAGCGGAACTCACAGCGCGAGGGCGGAAGGCGGGGCCTCGCGGCCGTGAGCGCTTACCGCTAAAGATGAAACCACAAAGCCCATGCGCCACCGCCAAAGTCAGCCTATCTAAAGGGAAAGCAAAAGGCGTGCACCACGCATCAATCATAAGCAGGCTA is part of the Rufibacter tibetensis genome and harbors:
- the fbaA gene encoding class II fructose-bisphosphate aldolase is translated as MPKFRSGVLYGDEVQDLFKYANENNFALPAVNVIGTNSINAVLETAKAVNSPVIIQFSQGGAQFYAGKGLSNEGQAASIAGAISGAHHVHQLAEAYGVTVVLHTDHAAKKLLPWIDGLLDAGEKFYAQTGKPLFSSHMLDLSEEPLEENIEISARYLERMSKMGMTVEIELGVTGGEEDGVDNSDIDSAHLYTQPEHVAYAYEELNKVSHRFTVAAAFGNVHGVYKPGNVELRPEILKNSQVYIQEKFGTQENPVYFVFHGGSGSEKEKITEAIEYGAIKMNIDTDMQWAFWDGIKNYYEGKRDYLQAQIGNPTGEDSPNKKYYDPRVWLRAGEETFVTRLKEAFQDLNCMNRNA